Proteins encoded by one window of Candidatus Hydrogenedentota bacterium:
- a CDS encoding aldehyde dehydrogenase family protein, with protein MLREAYPYYLANKPQQPNTDLEVFDKYSGKVATRVAMADEAAIDHAIAKAVEADGPMRRMPSYKRQEVLEHCVARFKERFDELAETLCIEGGKPIKDSRGEVTRLIDTFKIAAELSVNINGEVLSMDRSARAHGYSGMVKRVPIGPCSFISPFNFPLNLAAHKVAPALAVGCPFVLKPASLTPLGAIIIGEILAETDLPEGAFSILPCKRDGAALFTEDERLKFMSFTGSPDVGWALKAKAGKKPVVLELGGNAACIVDEDADLEDAVARMIIGAFYQSGQSCIGVQRIVIHESLYDAFKEKFVAATKKLKAGDPRDEETFIGPIISKGEADRMEAWIKSAVNAGATLLCGGGREGNLLEATILENVPKSEPMYAEEFFGPACLLTKFKHFDEALAEVNDSKFGLQAGIFTRDIYKIQKAWDELDVGGVVIGDVPSWRVDHMPYGGVKDSGLGREGIKYAIEDMTELRLLVVRTPPNAL; from the coding sequence ATGCTTAGAGAAGCCTACCCCTATTACCTGGCCAACAAACCCCAGCAGCCCAATACCGATCTGGAAGTCTTCGACAAGTACTCCGGCAAGGTCGCGACCCGCGTCGCCATGGCCGACGAAGCCGCCATCGATCATGCCATCGCAAAGGCCGTCGAGGCCGATGGCCCCATGCGCCGCATGCCCTCCTACAAGCGGCAGGAGGTCCTCGAACACTGCGTCGCCCGGTTCAAGGAGCGCTTCGACGAGCTTGCCGAAACCCTCTGTATCGAGGGCGGAAAGCCCATCAAGGACAGCCGCGGCGAAGTGACGCGCCTTATCGACACCTTCAAGATCGCCGCCGAACTCTCCGTGAACATCAACGGCGAAGTCCTTTCCATGGACCGCAGCGCCCGCGCGCACGGCTACAGCGGCATGGTCAAGCGCGTCCCGATCGGCCCGTGCTCTTTTATATCTCCCTTCAACTTCCCGCTCAACCTCGCCGCGCACAAGGTCGCCCCCGCGCTCGCGGTTGGTTGCCCCTTCGTGCTCAAGCCGGCGAGCCTCACCCCCCTCGGCGCGATTATCATCGGCGAAATCCTCGCCGAGACCGACCTCCCCGAGGGCGCCTTCTCCATCCTGCCCTGCAAGCGCGATGGCGCCGCCCTGTTCACCGAGGACGAGCGCCTTAAATTCATGAGCTTCACGGGATCCCCCGACGTGGGCTGGGCGCTGAAGGCCAAGGCCGGCAAGAAGCCGGTGGTCCTGGAGCTTGGCGGCAACGCCGCGTGTATTGTCGATGAAGACGCCGACCTGGAAGACGCCGTCGCGCGCATGATCATCGGCGCCTTCTACCAGTCCGGCCAGAGCTGTATTGGCGTGCAGCGGATCGTTATCCACGAATCCCTCTACGACGCCTTCAAGGAGAAGTTCGTCGCCGCCACGAAAAAGCTCAAGGCCGGTGACCCCCGCGATGAGGAAACGTTCATCGGCCCCATCATCTCCAAGGGCGAGGCGGATCGCATGGAAGCCTGGATTAAGTCCGCCGTAAACGCCGGCGCCACGCTCCTCTGCGGCGGCGGGCGCGAAGGCAACCTCCTCGAAGCCACCATCCTCGAAAACGTCCCCAAGAGCGAGCCCATGTACGCCGAGGAATTCTTCGGCCCCGCCTGCCTCCTCACCAAGTTCAAGCACTTCGACGAAGCCCTCGCGGAAGTCAACGATAGCAAGTTCGGCCTCCAGGCCGGCATCTTCACCCGCGACATCTACAAGATTCAGAAAGCCTGGGACGAACTCGACGTCGGCGGGGTCGTCATCGGCGACGTGCCCTCCTGGCGCGTCGACCACATGCCCTACGGCGGCGTAAAGGACAGCGGCCTCGGCCGCGAAGGCATCAAATACGCGATCGAAGACATGACCGAGCTTCGGTTGCTCGTGGTGCGAACGCCCCCGAACGCGCTGTAA
- a CDS encoding acetolactate synthase large subunit has product MNAAELFVQCLEAEGVRYIFGVPGEENAHFLMALEKSPIEFIMCRHEQAAAFMAETYGKLTREAGVCLSTLGPGATNLVTGVASANSDRAPMVVITGQADIQRQHKESHQNIDVVSMFRPVTKNATPIIHPDNIPEVVRWAFKQAMREKPGACHIELADDIAALPATRRPVRKNYLRRSVADDKIVDIAMNVIRSARNPVILAGNGAIRTRTAKMLREFTELTGIGVISTFMGKGCVSRQAEQCLFTLGLQTKNLANAAIKAADTVITIGYDFVEYHPSVWNKSGNKKIVHIDFLPAPVDSFYELDAEVVGDTAHTLWMMNERLKAEPLRFELPAQRKTRQVMLGRFAEHKDDDTEGSIRPQKAIWDAREVLGPEDIVLSDVGSHKMWIAQYYQCDEPNTCLIPNGFCSMGSALPGAIAAKLVHPEKRVLAICGDGGFLMNVQEMETAVRLKTNIVVMVWVDNGYNLIEWKQQNEFDRHTNLSFGNPDFVQLAQAFGFHGMYVDKSRELAGALEEAFTLDKPVLLAVPIDYRENDRLTEQLQIIV; this is encoded by the coding sequence GTGCCGCCACGAGCAGGCCGCCGCCTTTATGGCGGAGACGTACGGCAAGCTCACCCGCGAAGCCGGGGTCTGCCTCAGCACGCTGGGGCCCGGTGCCACCAACCTTGTCACCGGCGTCGCAAGCGCGAACAGCGACCGCGCGCCCATGGTCGTGATTACGGGTCAGGCGGACATACAGCGCCAGCACAAGGAAAGCCACCAGAACATTGACGTCGTGTCCATGTTCCGGCCCGTCACGAAGAACGCCACGCCCATTATCCACCCGGACAATATCCCCGAGGTCGTTCGCTGGGCCTTCAAACAGGCCATGCGCGAAAAGCCCGGGGCGTGCCACATCGAGCTTGCCGACGACATTGCCGCGCTGCCGGCCACGCGCCGGCCCGTCCGTAAGAACTATCTCCGCCGCTCCGTCGCCGACGACAAGATCGTGGATATCGCCATGAACGTGATCCGTTCAGCGAGAAATCCGGTGATCCTTGCCGGCAACGGGGCCATCCGCACCCGCACGGCGAAAATGCTCCGTGAATTCACTGAGCTCACCGGCATCGGGGTCATCAGCACGTTTATGGGCAAGGGGTGCGTGTCGCGCCAGGCGGAACAGTGCCTCTTCACGCTCGGGCTTCAGACCAAGAATCTCGCGAACGCCGCCATCAAGGCCGCCGACACCGTCATTACGATCGGCTACGACTTCGTCGAGTACCACCCCAGCGTGTGGAACAAGTCCGGCAACAAGAAGATAGTCCACATCGATTTCCTGCCCGCGCCGGTCGACTCGTTCTACGAGCTTGACGCGGAGGTCGTGGGCGATACCGCGCACACCCTCTGGATGATGAACGAGCGCCTCAAGGCCGAACCTCTTCGGTTCGAACTGCCTGCGCAGCGCAAGACGCGCCAGGTGATGCTTGGCCGATTCGCCGAGCACAAGGACGACGATACCGAGGGATCGATCCGTCCGCAGAAGGCGATCTGGGATGCGCGCGAGGTCCTGGGCCCCGAGGACATCGTCCTCAGCGATGTCGGATCGCACAAGATGTGGATCGCCCAGTATTACCAGTGCGACGAGCCGAACACCTGCCTGATCCCCAATGGTTTTTGCTCCATGGGCAGCGCCCTGCCCGGCGCGATCGCCGCGAAGCTCGTTCACCCGGAAAAGCGGGTTCTCGCGATCTGCGGCGACGGCGGCTTCCTCATGAACGTGCAGGAGATGGAAACCGCCGTCCGCCTCAAGACGAACATCGTTGTCATGGTCTGGGTCGACAACGGCTATAACCTTATCGAGTGGAAGCAGCAGAACGAGTTCGACCGGCACACCAATCTTTCCTTTGGCAACCCCGATTTCGTGCAGCTCGCGCAGGCCTTCGGGTTCCACGGCATGTACGTCGACAAGTCCCGCGAACTCGCCGGCGCGCTCGAAGAGGCCTTCACCCTTGACAAGCCCGTCCTGCTCGCCGTGCCCATCGACTACCGGGAGAACGATCGCCTCACCGAACAACTGCAAATCATCGTCTGA